The Solibacillus sp. FSL W7-1436 genome window below encodes:
- the lipA gene encoding lipoyl synthase: MTSCKPTNPREEHLRKPEWLKIKLNTNDEYKALKKLMRDNNLHTVCEEARCPNIHECWGERRTATMMILGSVCTRACRFCAVKTGLPNELDLAEPERVADSVALMNLKHVVITMVARDDLKDGGAEVLAETVRAIRRKSPLTSVEVLPSDLSGREESLRILMDAKPDILNHNIETVRSLTPRVRAKATYDRSLEFLRRAKEMQPTIPTKSSLMIGLGETLEEIYEVMDDLRANNVDIMTIGQYLQPTKKHLPVKKYYSPIEFGKLRKIAMEKGFSHCEAGPLVRSSYHADEQVNAAKQSSVTL, encoded by the coding sequence ATGACATCTTGTAAACCAACTAATCCGAGGGAAGAGCACTTACGCAAACCAGAGTGGCTAAAAATTAAGCTAAATACCAATGACGAATACAAAGCATTAAAAAAATTAATGCGAGACAATAATTTGCATACGGTATGTGAAGAAGCTCGCTGCCCGAATATTCACGAATGCTGGGGCGAGCGTCGTACAGCAACAATGATGATTTTAGGTTCTGTATGTACGCGGGCATGTCGTTTCTGTGCAGTTAAAACAGGATTGCCTAATGAATTGGATTTGGCGGAACCTGAACGCGTTGCAGATTCCGTTGCGTTAATGAACTTAAAACATGTTGTTATTACAATGGTAGCACGTGATGATCTGAAAGACGGTGGCGCGGAAGTATTGGCGGAAACGGTGCGTGCAATTCGCCGTAAAAGTCCGTTAACTTCTGTTGAAGTACTACCATCCGACTTAAGCGGCCGTGAAGAAAGTTTACGCATTCTGATGGATGCAAAGCCGGATATTTTAAACCATAATATCGAAACAGTACGCAGTTTGACACCACGTGTTCGGGCAAAAGCGACATATGACCGTTCACTGGAATTTTTACGCAGAGCAAAAGAAATGCAGCCAACTATTCCGACAAAATCTTCTTTAATGATTGGCTTAGGAGAAACGTTAGAGGAAATTTATGAAGTAATGGATGACTTGCGTGCAAACAATGTTGATATTATGACAATCGGTCAATATTTACAGCCTACGAAAAAACATTTGCCAGTAAAAAAATATTACTCTCCGATCGAGTTTGGCAAGCTGCGTAAAATCGCTATGGAAAAAGGCTTCAGTCATTGTGAGGCAGGTCCATTAGTACGCAGTAGTTACCATGCGGATGAACAAGTGAATGCAGCAAAACAATCAAGTGTTACATTGTAG
- a CDS encoding YutD family protein, with protein MIIADGYAYEVIENVREGFQEDAFIARYSDILTKYDYIVGDWGYGQLRLKGFFDDKNQKSTFDTKISTIQDYLYEYCNFGCAYFIVHKTGRAPEQKKEPIIAQQTEAEEPVETVE; from the coding sequence TTGATTATTGCAGATGGGTATGCTTATGAAGTGATCGAAAATGTGCGGGAAGGCTTTCAAGAAGATGCATTTATCGCACGATACTCAGATATATTGACGAAATATGATTATATTGTAGGGGACTGGGGTTACGGTCAGCTACGTTTAAAAGGATTTTTTGATGACAAAAATCAAAAATCCACGTTTGATACAAAAATTAGCACGATTCAAGACTATTTGTATGAATATTGTAATTTTGGATGCGCCTATTTTATAGTTCATAAAACAGGCCGTGCACCAGAGCAAAAGAAGGAACCAATAATCGCACAACAAACTGAGGCAGAAGAGCCAGTAGAAACAGTTGAATAA